A section of the Ornithinimicrobium sufpigmenti genome encodes:
- a CDS encoding HIT family protein, with protein sequence MNDSESSLDIPEQEPCAFCDYLSGVRPFTVLYRDDLIAVLVTREQRGIGHLLVLPVRHYPTLLESEPNERHAMMDTLAWAAAAIDAAFERPGIAVWQNNGTAAHQAIPHLHFHIAGTLTGGGTDFGDVPELTVEQTDQIAAQILAAIRIAPDLGSTPR encoded by the coding sequence ATGAACGACAGCGAGAGCAGCCTCGACATCCCTGAGCAAGAGCCCTGCGCATTCTGCGACTACCTCAGTGGGGTGCGTCCATTTACGGTCCTCTATCGTGACGATCTGATCGCTGTGCTCGTCACAAGAGAACAGCGCGGCATCGGACACCTGCTCGTGTTGCCGGTGCGGCATTACCCGACCCTGTTGGAATCCGAGCCGAACGAGCGTCATGCGATGATGGACACCCTCGCATGGGCTGCCGCAGCGATCGACGCTGCGTTCGAGCGCCCAGGAATCGCGGTTTGGCAGAACAACGGCACAGCAGCACACCAGGCCATTCCACACCTCCATTTTCACATCGCTGGCACTCTGACCGGCGGAGGCACCGACTTCGGCGACGTTCCTGAACTCACCGTGGAGCAGACTGATCAGATCGCTGCACAGATTCTGGCGGCAATCCGCATCGCCCCCGATCTCGGATCAACACCCCGCTAG
- the mobF gene encoding MobF family relaxase: MRVMSAGDGYKYLLRTVAAADGDRELSTPLTRYYVEAGTPPGQWIGSGVAALGKGQLAVGDRVSEAQLQLLMGMGRDPITGDPLGHAFPAYKSVPERIEARIADLDPGLSPGAKGEAVAQIEAEESERGRRRAVAGFDFTFSVPKSASALWAVADAGTQALIGEAHHRAVAEVVAFMEREVAATRTGATAGDGAVAQVDVTGLVATAFDHFDSRAGDPHLHTHVVISNKVQTVLDGKWRSLDGRPMHAAVVALSELHEAVFADYMTRTFGVEWEARDMGRDRNPAWAITTVPEELVAEFSTRAKHIHTETDRLIADYVSNHGRRPSLATIMKLRAQAALSTRPDKEVHSLADLTNQWRARATGVLGQDATGWSRAVTDNDKPLLLRADDVPLDAVAELGASVVEVVGEKRSTWRRWNLMAEASRQTMGWRFATMRDREAVIAMIADAAENASLRLTPPDLATSPAAFRRVDGTSVFRPKHSTVFSSEQLLAAEDRLLERSRTMTAPTVPLHTVEKITARPDAEGRMLGEDQADALMKIAVSGHVLDVLVGPAGAGKTTAMNALRRAWETEHGNGSVVGLAPSAVAAQVLADDLGIATENTAKWWQNHLVHGEDFREGQLVIIDEASLAGTLSLDRITHLAERVGAKALLVGDYAQLQSVDAGGAFGLLVNDRDDAPELVDVHRFTNAWEKTASLALRHGRTEVIDTYRDHHRIHEGEAEAMTDAAYAAWRADRNQGLASVLIAETRDDVTTLNTRARADLILDSTLTPGREVELTDGTTAGVGDTIITRRNDRRLRNGKTWVLNGDTWTITGVRDDGSVTIRKTGRRFGGSIVLPASYVTEHVDLGYAVTAHRAQGITVDTSHVLVEPTTMRENFYVAMTRGKHSNQAYVVLDRPDDAHAEPHPSDNPDATARSVLYGVLQHSGTELSAHETITAEQEHWGSIAQLAAEYETIAAAAQHDRWATLIRDSGLSEEQANTVIESDAFRALTAELRRAEANHHDLDRLFPRLVTARGFDDADDIASVLHHRVARATARPAKSGRTRKAPRLIAGLIPSADGPMAGDMRQALDQRHELIEHRATSVLDSALSGQEPWTAALGPVPEGEKEAKAWRRNARVVAVYRDRYQITSSRPLGPEPECAAQRIDHARADAALLRAQAITKPQQDGPGRRPIRHDPIGPRL; this comes from the coding sequence ATGCGCGTGATGAGCGCGGGCGATGGCTACAAGTACCTGCTGCGCACGGTCGCGGCCGCGGACGGCGACCGCGAGCTGTCAACACCGCTGACGAGGTATTACGTGGAGGCGGGTACACCACCGGGCCAATGGATCGGTTCTGGTGTCGCCGCGCTCGGCAAGGGTCAGCTCGCGGTGGGTGATCGGGTGTCGGAGGCGCAGCTCCAGCTCTTGATGGGGATGGGTCGTGACCCGATCACCGGCGACCCGCTCGGGCATGCGTTCCCCGCCTACAAGTCGGTGCCGGAGCGGATCGAGGCCCGGATCGCCGACCTCGACCCCGGCCTGAGCCCCGGCGCCAAGGGTGAGGCGGTCGCACAGATCGAGGCGGAAGAGAGCGAACGCGGCAGACGCCGGGCGGTGGCCGGGTTCGACTTCACATTCTCCGTCCCGAAGTCCGCCTCGGCGTTGTGGGCGGTTGCGGACGCGGGGACGCAGGCGCTGATCGGTGAGGCGCATCATCGGGCGGTTGCGGAGGTGGTTGCGTTCATGGAGCGCGAGGTTGCCGCCACTCGCACCGGTGCAACCGCTGGAGACGGTGCTGTTGCGCAGGTCGATGTGACCGGATTGGTGGCGACGGCGTTCGATCACTTCGACTCCCGCGCCGGCGACCCCCACCTGCACACCCACGTCGTCATCTCCAACAAGGTCCAGACCGTCCTCGACGGTAAGTGGCGGAGCCTGGACGGGCGGCCGATGCACGCCGCCGTGGTCGCCCTGTCGGAGCTGCACGAGGCGGTGTTCGCCGACTACATGACTCGTACCTTCGGCGTTGAATGGGAAGCCCGCGACATGGGACGAGACCGCAACCCGGCCTGGGCGATCACCACCGTCCCGGAGGAGCTGGTGGCCGAGTTCTCGACCCGCGCAAAGCACATCCACACCGAGACCGATCGGCTCATCGCCGACTATGTGAGCAACCACGGGCGGCGACCGTCCCTGGCGACGATCATGAAGCTCCGCGCCCAAGCCGCCCTGTCCACCCGCCCGGACAAGGAGGTCCATTCGCTGGCCGACCTCACCAACCAGTGGCGTGCCCGTGCCACCGGAGTGCTCGGGCAGGACGCCACTGGCTGGTCGCGCGCCGTGACGGACAACGACAAGCCGCTGCTGCTGCGAGCCGACGACGTGCCGCTGGATGCGGTCGCCGAACTCGGCGCCTCGGTGGTCGAGGTGGTCGGTGAGAAGCGGTCCACGTGGCGGCGGTGGAATCTGATGGCTGAGGCGTCGCGGCAGACGATGGGCTGGCGCTTCGCCACCATGCGCGACCGGGAGGCGGTCATCGCGATGATCGCTGACGCCGCCGAGAACGCTTCACTGCGGCTGACCCCTCCCGACCTTGCCACCAGCCCGGCCGCGTTCAGACGGGTGGACGGCACGAGTGTGTTCCGGCCCAAGCACTCCACGGTGTTCTCCTCCGAGCAACTGCTCGCGGCCGAAGACCGGCTGCTCGAACGCTCGCGCACTATGACCGCACCCACCGTCCCGCTGCACACGGTGGAGAAGATCACCGCGCGGCCCGATGCCGAGGGGCGGATGCTCGGCGAGGATCAAGCCGATGCGCTGATGAAGATCGCCGTCTCCGGCCACGTCCTCGATGTGCTCGTCGGCCCGGCCGGCGCCGGGAAGACCACCGCGATGAACGCGCTGCGCCGGGCGTGGGAGACCGAGCACGGCAATGGCTCCGTGGTCGGGCTCGCACCGTCTGCCGTGGCCGCCCAAGTGCTCGCCGACGACCTCGGCATCGCCACCGAGAACACGGCGAAGTGGTGGCAGAACCACCTCGTCCACGGCGAGGACTTCCGAGAAGGTCAGCTCGTCATCATCGACGAAGCCTCCCTCGCCGGAACCCTGTCCCTGGACCGGATCACACACTTGGCCGAGCGCGTTGGGGCGAAGGCGCTGCTGGTGGGCGACTACGCCCAGCTCCAATCGGTGGACGCAGGCGGCGCCTTCGGACTCCTCGTGAACGACCGCGACGACGCGCCCGAGCTGGTCGACGTCCACCGCTTCACCAACGCCTGGGAGAAGACCGCATCCCTCGCCCTGCGGCACGGCCGCACCGAAGTGATCGACACCTACCGCGACCACCACCGCATCCACGAAGGCGAGGCCGAGGCGATGACCGACGCCGCATACGCCGCGTGGCGCGCAGACCGGAATCAGGGGCTGGCGTCGGTGCTGATCGCCGAGACCCGCGACGACGTCACCACCCTCAACACCCGTGCCCGCGCTGACCTGATCCTCGACAGCACCCTCACACCCGGCCGAGAAGTCGAACTCACAGACGGCACCACCGCCGGAGTCGGGGACACGATCATCACCCGCCGCAACGACCGCCGCCTGCGCAACGGGAAAACGTGGGTGCTCAACGGTGACACCTGGACCATCACCGGTGTCCGAGACGACGGCTCGGTCACGATCCGCAAGACCGGACGCAGGTTCGGCGGCTCCATCGTCCTCCCGGCCTCGTATGTCACCGAGCACGTCGATCTGGGTTACGCAGTCACGGCGCATAGGGCGCAGGGCATCACCGTCGACACCTCACACGTCCTGGTGGAGCCGACCACCATGCGGGAGAACTTCTACGTCGCGATGACCCGCGGCAAGCACTCCAACCAGGCCTATGTGGTTCTGGACCGGCCAGACGACGCCCACGCCGAGCCGCACCCGAGTGACAATCCAGACGCCACCGCCCGCAGCGTCCTCTACGGGGTACTCCAGCACTCCGGTACCGAGCTGTCCGCGCACGAGACCATCACCGCGGAGCAAGAGCACTGGGGCTCGATCGCCCAACTGGCGGCCGAGTACGAGACCATCGCCGCCGCGGCCCAGCACGACCGCTGGGCCACCCTCATCCGCGACTCCGGTCTCAGCGAGGAACAAGCCAACACGGTGATCGAGTCCGACGCGTTCAGGGCCCTGACTGCTGAACTCCGCCGAGCAGAAGCCAACCATCACGACCTCGACCGCTTGTTCCCGCGCCTCGTGACGGCGCGCGGGTTCGATGATGCCGACGACATCGCTTCCGTCCTTCACCACCGCGTTGCCCGGGCAACGGCACGTCCCGCCAAGTCAGGCCGTACCCGCAAGGCACCACGGCTGATCGCAGGACTGATCCCGTCCGCCGATGGACCGATGGCAGGCGACATGCGCCAAGCGCTCGATCAACGACACGAGCTGATCGAGCACCGCGCCACCAGCGTCCTGGATAGCGCGCTCAGCGGCCAAGAGCCCTGGACTGCCGCGCTCGGCCCGGTACCCGAGGGCGAGAAGGAAGCGAAGGCGTGGCGGCGCAACGCCAGAGTGGTGGCCGTCTACCGCGATCGCTATCAGATCACCAGCAGCCGCCCCCTCGGCCCCGAACCGGAATGCGCGGCGCAGAGGATCGACCATGCCCGCGCCGATGCCGCCCTCCTCCGCGCACAGGCCATCACCAAGCCCCAGCAGGACGGACCGGGAAGGCGTCCGATCAGACATGACCCCATCGGCCCGCGGCTGTGA
- a CDS encoding sulfate permease, producing MFRLLIVVSIHVRNFLRRYMPTNVLADAIRARRGMKWGPAVMLLAVPYFAAAVWLAGLIDQGAPGWLHLLVLLTIWNGFKMLWLGPASVAWLTRARLREAGARRRAAASRRP from the coding sequence ATGTTCCGCCTCCTGATAGTGGTCAGCATCCACGTCCGGAACTTCCTGCGCCGCTACATGCCCACCAACGTCCTCGCTGACGCCATACGGGCCAGGCGTGGCATGAAGTGGGGGCCGGCAGTGATGCTGCTGGCGGTCCCGTACTTCGCCGCCGCCGTCTGGCTCGCCGGCCTCATCGATCAGGGAGCGCCAGGTTGGCTACACCTGCTCGTCCTGCTGACGATCTGGAACGGGTTCAAGATGCTCTGGCTCGGGCCTGCCAGCGTCGCTTGGCTCACCCGCGCCCGCCTCCGCGAGGCCGGTGCACGTCGACGGGCAGCGGCGAGCCGCCGCCCGTGA